CCCGAGCGGAGAGCCTCCGCGCCCACACCGAAGGCGCTGACCGCGCCGACGCCTGTCACCACCACGCGGGCGGAGTCCGACACCACGCGCCACCGACCTCCTTCACAGCTCCCCATCTTACCGGCTCGGCCCGCCCGCCCGCGCCCGGGGAGGAAGGGGCCTCCCCCGGTCTCCCCGCCGTCTTCGCACCATACCATCTTCCGGCGGCCCGCCGGCAGGAAGCGGGCGGAAAGGCGGGGAGGTGGGAGCGTGGTCCTCGACACGGCCGGCTTCCGGCGCCGCCTGCGCGTCGCCGCGCACCTGCTCGCCGCCCTCCTCCTGCTCGGCCTCCTCTGGGCCGCGATCCGCGCCCTCCCGGCCGGCCGCCCCGCGGGCGAGGCGCGGTCGCCCCTGGACCGGCCCTTCCGCACCGTCCGGCCCGGCGTCACCCTGGCTGACCGCGACGTGGGCGGCTGGACCGAGGGCGAGCTCCGCTCCTGGCTCGGCCGGCTGGCCGCCCAGCTGCACAGCCCGCCGGTCGACGCCCGCATCGACCCCGCCACTCGGGGGCGCGTCCCGGGCCTGGCGGGCCTCCGCCTGGACGTGGCCGCCACCCTCCAGGCCGCCCTCTCCGCGCCGGAGGGCGCGCGCATCGAGCCCGTCTACCGGCTCGTGCCGCCCCGCGTCCGCCTCGCGGACCTGCCGCCCGCCCCCGTCTACCAGGGCAACCCCGAGCGCCGGGCGGTCGCCCTGCTGGTCAACGTCGCCTGGGGGGAGGAGTACCTCCCCTCGATGCTGGAGGCGCTCTCCAAGGCGGGCGTCCGCGCCAGCTTCTTTCTCGTGGGCAGCTGGGCGGAGAGCCACGCGCGCCAGGCGCGGGCCATCGCCGAGGCGGGGCAGGAGATCGACTCGCACGGCTGGCAGACGGTGGAGTACGAGCACTTGAGCGAGGCCGAGGTGGCGCGGCAGGTGGTCCAGGCCGACCGCGTCATCGAGGCGGTGACGGGCCGCCGGCCGCTCTTCTTCAGCCCCCACCGCGGCGTCGTCACCCGGGCCGTCCTGGACCAGGCGCTGGCGGCGGGCCACCAGGTGATCCTCTGGTCGGTGGACACCGTCGACTGGCAGCATCCCTCGCCCCAGGTGATCCTCAAGCGGGTGGAGGCGAAGCTCCACCCCGGAGCGCTGATCCTGATGCACCCCACCGCCGAGACCGCGCGCGCCCTGCCCGAACTGATCCGCCTCGTGGAGGCGCGCGGCTACCAGATCCTCCCCCTGGCCGCCCTGCTCTCGGAGGACCCGCTGGCGCGCGTCAGGTAGAATCGGGGCGACACCTGGCGCGGGGAGGACGGATGGTGAGCGGGTTCGAGCTCCGCACGGCACTCTCGCCGCTGGCCGCACTGGCGGCCGCCTTCGCCTGGGGCGCGCTGCCCCTGGGCTACGCCCTCGCCCGGCTGCTCGGGCGCGTGGACGTCCGCTGGCTGAGTCCCTACAACCTCGGCCTGGGAACCGTGCGCCGCAGGCT
The nucleotide sequence above comes from Bacillota bacterium. Encoded proteins:
- a CDS encoding polysaccharide deacetylase family protein; this translates as MVLDTAGFRRRLRVAAHLLAALLLLGLLWAAIRALPAGRPAGEARSPLDRPFRTVRPGVTLADRDVGGWTEGELRSWLGRLAAQLHSPPVDARIDPATRGRVPGLAGLRLDVAATLQAALSAPEGARIEPVYRLVPPRVRLADLPPAPVYQGNPERRAVALLVNVAWGEEYLPSMLEALSKAGVRASFFLVGSWAESHARQARAIAEAGQEIDSHGWQTVEYEHLSEAEVARQVVQADRVIEAVTGRRPLFFSPHRGVVTRAVLDQALAAGHQVILWSVDTVDWQHPSPQVILKRVEAKLHPGALILMHPTAETARALPELIRLVEARGYQILPLAALLSEDPLARVR